The Caloenas nicobarica isolate bCalNic1 chromosome Z, bCalNic1.hap1, whole genome shotgun sequence genome has a segment encoding these proteins:
- the LOC136002409 gene encoding avidin-like — MVQVTPFFLVLSLALVAPGFSERRLRCILEGRWINNVGHTLVIGPLDQQGRFEGFYITYRPYRLKGFQLGRDLNRKTEFEFTVYWSSDSKTIFKGESFVNMWWNKVLKTTWVLMSKEKKHWKPISGGTYDFTRLCSCRRCGTIWDFDADGSTWDADPLSCTTTGQHSQEKVGSAGDFETDGCAWDADPISGSTTCY, encoded by the exons ATGGTGCAAGTGACTCCCTTCTTCCTGGTGCTCAGCCTGGCCCTGGTGGCTCCTGGCTTCTCTGAGAGAAGG CTCCGGTGCATCCTGGAAGGGCGCTGGATCAACAACGTGGGACACACCCTGGTCATCGGGCCTCTGGACCAACAAGGCAGATTTGAGGGCTTCTACATCACTTATAGGCCATATCGGCTGAAAGGCTTCCAGCTTGGCAGGGACCTGAATAGGAAGACTGAATTTGAATTCACCGTCTACTGGTCATCAG ACTCCAAGACCATCTTCAAAGGAGAGTCCTTTGTGAATATGTGGTGGAATAAGGTTCTGAAGACCACCTGGGTCCTGatgtcaaaagagaaaaaacattggAAACCAATCAG TGGAGGCACCTATGACTTCACCCGCCTGTGCTCATGCAGGCGGTGTGGCACCATTTGGGATTTCGATGCTGATGGAAGCACCTGGGATGCAGACCCCCTCTCCTGCACCACCACGGGCCAGCACTCACAGGAGAAGGTTGGCAGTGCAGGGGATTTCGAGACTGATGGATGTGCCTGGGATGCAGACCCCATCTCAGGCTCCACCACCTGCTACTAA